One segment of Gadus chalcogrammus isolate NIFS_2021 chromosome 8, NIFS_Gcha_1.0, whole genome shotgun sequence DNA contains the following:
- the gadd45aa gene encoding growth arrest and DNA-damage-inducible, alpha, a yields the protein MVDLDFTVNMTFEELSGEFSQERMDSVAKALEEVLVSALPQGGITVGVYEAAKSLNVDPDNVVLCILATDDEDVKDVALQIHFTLIQAFCCENDINILRVNNTRRLAQILGGAGGGSKQNGGEPMDLHCVLVTSPQSTSWKDPALSKVNGFCRESRCMDQWVPIINLPDR from the exons ATGGTGGACTTGGATTTTACGGTCAACATGACATTTGAGGAACTAAGTGGGGAATTTTCTCAAGAAAG AATGGACTCTGTGGCCAAAGCgttggaggaggtgctggtgtcGGCGCTGCCGCAGGGAGGCATCACCGTGGGGGTCTACGAGGCAGCCAAGTCTCTGAATGT TGATCCTGATAATGTGGTTTTGTGCATCCTGGCCACGGACGATGAAGATGTGAAAGACGTTGCCCTTCAGATTCACTTCACCCTCATTCAAGCTTTCTGCTGTGAGAATGACATCAACATCCTGAGAGTGAACAACACCAGGCGCCTGGCACAGATACTcggcggagctggaggagggagcAAGCAAAACGGGGGGGAGCCCATGGACCTGCATTGTGTCCTTGTCACT AGCCCACAGTCTACGTCATGGAAGGACCCGGCTTTGAGCAAGGTCAACGGCTTCTGCAGGGAGAGCCGGTGTATGGACCAATGGGTGCCCATCATCAACCTCCCGGACCGGTGA
- the gng12a gene encoding guanine nucleotide-binding protein G(I)/G(S)/G(O) subunit gamma-12a, giving the protein MSSKTPSANSIAHARRTVQQLRIEASIERIKVSKASADLMNYCGEHVKYDPLVMGIPASENPFKDKKPCTIL; this is encoded by the exons ATGTCTTCGAAGACGCCCAGTGCCAACAGCATAGCCCATGCACGCAGAACAGTGCAGCAGCTCAGGATCGAGGCCAGCATCGAGAGAATCAAG GTGTCCAAGGCCTCGGCGGACCTGATGAACTACTGCGGCGAACACGTCAAGTACGACCCTCTGGTGATGGGCATCCCCGCTTCGGAAAACCCCTTCAAGGACAAAAAGCCCTGCACTATATTGTAG